TAACCCAGCCATTGGAATCATATTCTAATGTATATCCTCCATTTGCTATCCCGATGGGACGGGTTCCACCACTGGCATAATTATAACCATAAGCACCACTGTTCTCCGGGAATCCATTCGTATCATAATCGTTATACGATTCCGTACTTGAGCTCATTTCGTTTTTCCTAGATAATAACCTTTGGGATGAATCATAAGTATATGTATAATGTTGTCCCACAGTGTTGGCTGGCGTTATCAGTTTATAACTTTTTAAACCCCTTTGAGAAACCGGTACAGGAGACTCTGGCGGATCGATTAAACCTAATTTAGCGGCTTTTGCAGACGCATAAGTCCTTACATAAGAAACTCCGGATGCAGAACAGGTGTATACTAATCCGGAAGTAGAACATTGATACGTACTAATAGTCGAAACACCATCATGCTTTCTGACTGTTTTTGGTACGGCCATACAATTCCTGCCGAGTAAGGCGAGAACAAGGGAATCGTTTTTAGAATCTTCTCCGCAATTCAAGTGAAAAGTTAAAAGCAAGAACAGGAGGGAAAATAGGATGCGATTTTTCATTTATATGGGTTCTCCAATATATGAATTTTTGTTTTTAAACAGTTTTAGATTATTAGTGAAGCATTAGAATTCAGTAATGCGATAGCGATGCGAAGGGGAAGTCGCGAATGCGACCGGAGCGACAGCGTAGCCCGTAGCAGCGCGGACTCCCGCGAAGCGGGAGGATCGCCCAACGTTTAAGATCAATCGCAAATCTGTAAGGACCCGGTATTTACAAAACCATAGGAATCTCCGTCCTCGAGTCCAATGGCCCATCCTTTTGAATCGAAAAGGATACTAGTACCGCCGACTGTTATATTACCCGGGCGCTTACCTTCTGGTCCATACGAATAGGTCGCACTGACTCCATCTACGTCTAAAGGAAATCCGTTTGAGTCATAATCTCCATAAACTCGATCATTAGAGTTAGTTGCATTGAATGCAGACACTAGGCGGTGAGAAAAATCATACGTGTAAGTAAAATCATATAATATGTTAGTCTGGTCGGAAGCGCTTACCGACTTATTTCTAAATAACCCTCTTTGAGAAGGAAAAAATCCGAAACCTTGATTGCCTGCAGGAGGGTTTACGACTCCCAATAATGCTCCTTCGATAGAAGAATAGGTTCTGGTTTGGATTACGTTGTCTCCGCTGCAAATATAAGCCTTACCTGATACTGAACAGTCAAAGTCTACAATAGGATTTCCACCTGAATCTAATACAGTGATGTCCTTCGGAAGGCTGATACATTTTTTGTTTAATAACAACGCAAGAACAGCATTCTGATCATCTGATGAGCCATCACAATTCGTGAATATTATAAGAGGGAGAAGTAACCCGAGAGCGTAAATTTTCATATATAGATTCCTGAAGAATATGGTAAAAAACTTTTTTAGTTTCAACCAACCGGGATTCTAACATGGGTGGGTTTAGGGAACAAGATCGGCTTCTACTAGGATTTCTTTCATTTCTTAGTAGAAATACTAAAAGGAAATATCACCTCACAGGGATTCTCCTAAAGGGATGGCTTTCTCATATTAATACTCTTCAGGTTCTGCCGAATAATTTTCGCCGATTGAAAACGCGCAAATACGAGATAGGTGAGTATAGGATAAGCCGGTTTCCTCGGCCCAAACATTAAATTGTTCCTGGATTGCCGACAGATCTTTTTTGGATTTTCCAGTCGAAGACAAGGAAAGTCCTATATCACGTAAACATAATATCACATCGGAAGATAGAATAAAGGAATCCCTTCCGATAAAACGTAAGAAGTATTGGCCTGTGTTGCCGCCTAATCTGGAGCCGTGTTTAGAAAGAAAATCCAGAAGTCCGATCTGGTCCTGGATTGGCCAATCCGCTAGAAATTTTCCGAAACTACCGTGTTCTCGAGCAATATCGACGACAAACTGCGCATTCTTTCTTACTGATGAAATCTTTTGCGCATTACGTATAATTTTTTCGTTCAATTCTAAGGCGTCCCAAAATCGATTCGGCTGCTTGAGTAATTTTGCGGGATCGAATCCCAGGAAAACTTCTTCAAATCCTGGCCATTTATTTTCCACAACCTTCCAGACAAAGCCTGCGGAGAAGACCCGCTTAGCCATTTCACTAAGTATTCGATCATCAGGGAGACGACCGAGTTTGCTCTTTGGACTTACTTTGGGAAGAAGGGATTGCAGGGCTTTCTCCCCACCTTTTCTTTTAGCCGCTCGTTTTTGAATCTTGTCAAAAGAGACCATTCATACTCCTGAATACAAACGATAAGATCGTAAAATAAAATATAAGTGGAAAACTCAAATCTACTTAGTAAAGGAAAAATCAAAACCGATTTCGTCTTCAGAAAGTAACTTTAAGACACGGGGAAGTAATGCGATAGCGATGCGAAGTGCTTTAGTCCTGGCGAAGCCAGGATGAGCGCGAATGCGAGAACACGTAGCAGCGCGACTCCCGCATCGCGGGAGGATCGCCCATTTCTTCTTCGTGCGCATGTTGGAATTCCAACATGAGTTGAGCGTGCGAAATTTAGTTGTGAAGATTAGGAAACTGTGCTAAGGGAGTTTTGCTGTTGTCTCTGGTACCACCGACCGGCCCCCACCCAATGAGGGTGGGGCCCTTTTAAAAAAATTCCCAACACACTGTCACAACCTCCCTCTTCGAGCGTCTTTCTTTTAAAAGAGGAAACAAATGAACACAAGATTCAATTACGCCAAAGTATATCCCCAAGTTTTGGAAAAAATGATGGAGATGGAAAACTTTGCGAAGAACTCAGGAATTGAAACAAAACTTTACGAGCTAATCAAGATCAGAGCCTCTCAGATCAATGGCTGCGCTTTTTGTATTAATATGCACACTGTGGATGCCAGAAAATTAGGAGAAGAAGAAAGAAGGATCTATCTTTTAAACGCTTGGAGAGAAGCTCCATATTATTCCGAAAAGGAAAGAGCTGCTTTGGAACTAACAGAATATGTGACTAAAATTTCAGAACATGGAGTTTCGGATGATCTGTATACAAAGGTTCGAGCTCATTTTGAAGAAAAGGAATTTATCGCCTTGATCGTTGTGATTAATACAATCAATTCCTGGAACCGGATCGCGATCTCTACTGGGATGACCGCTCCAAACTAATAAGCGGATTTTTTAACTTCATACGTTCCTTCTAATCGAAGGGCGTATGAAATATCCGTTTTATCTATATTTACCCTTACTCTAACTTAGTTGCTTCCAAGGTTTTTGTTAAAGACTGAGAAGTACCCTTTAGTCTTTCTAAACTAGTCCTGAGTTTTTCCGTGATCTCGGACATTTCCATCGACCTTTTACTCAGATATTCAATCCCATTCAAGATTTGTTTAGCTCCATTCGATTGTTCTAATGTAGAATTTTTCATTTCTTTGGAAAGATCGCGGATCTGCTTATTCTTATCTTCCACTTCCGTAGAAAGGCTTTTCTGTCTGTCTACAGAATCGCCCACTTGCGCAAGCGCTTCTCCAATAGAACCAATCCCGGAAGTCAATTCACGAAAAGCTTGAACCAATTCTCCGAATTTTTCAGAACTTGTATCCGAAGCTTCTCCCAAGGCGCCGATCTGTTTTACGATCTCTTTTGCATTTCTGGAAGAAGAATCCGCGAGTTTACTTACTTCTTCCGCTACAACAGAAAATCCTTTTCCTGCTTCTCCTGCTCTTGCTGCTTCTATGGCTGCATTCAAAGAAAGTAAATTTGTTTTTCCTGCAAGGTCCTGGATCACTCCCAAAATTTTACTCACTTCCTGGACGGTCCCCTTAAATTGAGAAAACACGTCTAACGCGATTCTGACTGTGCCCTCGCCTTCTATCGCAGTAGCTGCCGAACCTTCTCCCAAACTTCTAGCAAAAGATACTGCCTCGAATACTCGAACCATCTGATCTTTCCATTTATCGATAGAAGTAGAAGTATCATCCCCGAACTCGTCCTGTTGTTCCGCCATCTGTGCGATAGATTCTATATTAGCCCCCATTTCTTCCAGAGTGGCTGATGTTTCTTCTACCATACTTGCTAGGTCACGGCTACTATCCTCGTTCGCCTTGGCCACTTCCTCCACATCTATTAAGGATTTGCGAAGTTCTTCCGCAACCATTTCGGAACTTTGCAAGATTTCCTTGGCGGAGGTATAATTTCGGATTGCTCTTTCTTCTGCATTTTGTGCTTCTTCTACTAATCTTCTTACGAACTTGGTTGCATAAGAGATTGTAACTCCGAACGCGAATAAGAATACTCCCATTAAAATTACAAGTGGGGATCTTAATCGGATCATTCCTTCGTAACCCATCGTAAGGAGTTGAGGATTCAGAATCGTTAGTGCCATTGACATTGCAGTGAATTGAACCGCCAAAACTGTAGAAGTAATAAAAGTGAATCTAGGATTGAACCTAAAAATGGTTCCCGCTAAAATTAAAAAGTAAATCCCGTAGTTGGCAGGGCTCAAGATCCCATTCGGTTTCCATTGATCCTCGGTTCCAAAATATCCTGCCTGTACGATCGCGTAACCGATAAACTCCATGAAGACTGTAGCGTATTTCAGCCAAGGTCTATAGCCGAAAAACTTCATTACAGAAATGGAAAAGAAGATAATAAAGGAATAAGCTACGATCCCGCCTATATAATAACCTAAAACAGCCTGAATCCCACTTTTCCAAACTAACCCGAATGCGGTTCCGAAAATGAAAACTATGGTTAAAAAAATTCGCAGATAGTTTGCAGCAACTTCCCCTTGGCGCTCCAGTTCCAAATTTCTATTCATTATTCCTCGGTTAGGCGGTTTTAGTTTTTAGGCTAAAATCGTTTCAAATCGACCGAGTGTCAAGCAGGGATATTATGCAGATCTAATTTAGAAGAATTAAAAGTCAATTGGGACCATTAATGCGAGTTCAAGAGTACTCATGTGGATCGTATATCCTGAATCCTTGAACAACGGTCCATGCCAACTTAGCCTTGCTTTTACGAACCCGAATTTGGGAGTTTCTACATAGATCATGTATGCAAAAACTTGTTTGTCTTTTGCATTAATGCTAGTCCTAGATAATGCGCTCAAAGCTAATAATTCCAGAGGATTGTATTTATCCTGCAAATTCGCATAAACTAAAAGTGATATTAGATCCGTAGAAAAATGAGTCCCTTGGCTGGCGAGATATGCTCCCATGAATTCCAAATTGTTACCTTGGCTTAAATTTACCAAAAGATAATTGAAGATTGGATCTCCTCGCCTTAAATCCACCAAACCGGAACTCAATTGTAAAAAACTCAAAGTGTTCAGAAATGTGTCTCTATCACCCATTGCACCGTACATTTTTCCGATTGTTTCTCCCGGATCTCTAAAGTCGACATTACCTCTCATTCTCATGTCTGCTAAACCAAAACCGAGACCCATACGAAATCCATCTACTTCCGGATTCCCCCAATAGAATGTCGGTATTATATAATTATAATCTACTTTAACGTTTGTTCCTAAATCTGCAGTGACTGAATTTTTATCATTCTTTCCAGAGCTATTACTACTAGAAGAAGAGGAACTCGAATCCGAAGAAGAGCCTGCATCCGGAGCCGGCACAGAATAAGATTGTTTATCAAATTCTTTTCTGGCAGAATGGAACAAAAGTTGAACTCCGAAAGCTTCGTTGATCTTTAAGTCCTTACTACGAATATCAAAAAAGAAATTCGGCCTTTGAGACTCCGTCGTCATTGCTGCGGATCTCCCTCTTCCACTTATATCCAAGTCGGAAATAAAATCGTAACTTCCCCCGGGCTGTATGGAAAAAAACCTGGCCTTATTACTTTTAGGAACACCTAAGTCTCTATCGAACTTATTTGCTTTTTGTCCGGAATCGTAATGATCTCGGATCTCTTTTAACACATCCTCATCCAGATCTGCCTTTATGGGGGAAGCGAAATTAGAGATGGGAAATAAAAGACTGATCAAAAATAAGAAATAAAATTTTGCCTGAATGTTTCGCTTCATGTAATATATAGGAGAATATTCCTTCTTTCAAACCTACCAGAGTCAACTAACAAAACGGATTGAATAAGTAATGCTATCATTTAAGATGGGAACAATGGATTGGAGAATCACTTCTTTACTTATACTAAATTTATCCTTCTTCAGCCTTGGTTGCT
The DNA window shown above is from Leptospira neocaledonica and carries:
- a CDS encoding DNA-3-methyladenine glycosylase I, whose translation is MVSFDKIQKRAAKRKGGEKALQSLLPKVSPKSKLGRLPDDRILSEMAKRVFSAGFVWKVVENKWPGFEEVFLGFDPAKLLKQPNRFWDALELNEKIIRNAQKISSVRKNAQFVVDIAREHGSFGKFLADWPIQDQIGLLDFLSKHGSRLGGNTGQYFLRFIGRDSFILSSDVILCLRDIGLSLSSTGKSKKDLSAIQEQFNVWAEETGLSYTHLSRICAFSIGENYSAEPEEY
- a CDS encoding carboxymuconolactone decarboxylase family protein, whose product is MNTRFNYAKVYPQVLEKMMEMENFAKNSGIETKLYELIKIRASQINGCAFCINMHTVDARKLGEEERRIYLLNAWREAPYYSEKERAALELTEYVTKISEHGVSDDLYTKVRAHFEEKEFIALIVVINTINSWNRIAISTGMTAPN
- a CDS encoding methyl-accepting chemotaxis protein; translated protein: MNRNLELERQGEVAANYLRIFLTIVFIFGTAFGLVWKSGIQAVLGYYIGGIVAYSFIIFFSISVMKFFGYRPWLKYATVFMEFIGYAIVQAGYFGTEDQWKPNGILSPANYGIYFLILAGTIFRFNPRFTFITSTVLAVQFTAMSMALTILNPQLLTMGYEGMIRLRSPLVILMGVFLFAFGVTISYATKFVRRLVEEAQNAEERAIRNYTSAKEILQSSEMVAEELRKSLIDVEEVAKANEDSSRDLASMVEETSATLEEMGANIESIAQMAEQQDEFGDDTSTSIDKWKDQMVRVFEAVSFARSLGEGSAATAIEGEGTVRIALDVFSQFKGTVQEVSKILGVIQDLAGKTNLLSLNAAIEAARAGEAGKGFSVVAEEVSKLADSSSRNAKEIVKQIGALGEASDTSSEKFGELVQAFRELTSGIGSIGEALAQVGDSVDRQKSLSTEVEDKNKQIRDLSKEMKNSTLEQSNGAKQILNGIEYLSKRSMEMSEITEKLRTSLERLKGTSQSLTKTLEATKLE